The Deltaproteobacteria bacterium genome includes a window with the following:
- a CDS encoding M23 family metallopeptidase, giving the protein MNAAQALGQLIIRDLEAARAAMVNPELIDPRHHRELPSSVRRRQSDTAGRRDALADRSVPHGQPVNGIMSSAFGMRRHPVFGDLRRHDGEDIGAPTGAPVHATADGTVRRAGCAGDYGNLVEIDHGGRYVTRYAHLRDFAVTVGQKVRRGDVVGSVGQTGNATGPHLHYEVRAGNNAPRDPREFVAKR; this is encoded by the coding sequence TGATCATCAGGGATCTTGAAGCGGCGCGTGCCGCCATGGTGAACCCCGAACTGATTGATCCGCGACATCACCGGGAACTGCCATCGTCCGTGCGCCGTCGTCAGAGTGACACTGCGGGCAGACGGGATGCGCTCGCAGATCGCAGCGTGCCGCACGGCCAGCCGGTAAATGGCATCATGAGCAGCGCCTTCGGGATGCGCCGCCATCCCGTTTTTGGCGACCTGCGGCGCCACGACGGTGAGGACATCGGTGCGCCAACCGGCGCACCCGTGCACGCGACGGCCGATGGCACGGTGCGCCGCGCAGGGTGCGCCGGCGACTATGGCAACCTTGTCGAGATCGATCATGGTGGCCGTTACGTAACGCGCTATGCCCACCTGCGCGACTTCGCGGTGACCGTGGGCCAAAAGGTGCGGCGTGGCGACGTTGTGGGCAGCGTGGGACAGACGGGCAATGCCACGGGGCCGCATCTGCACTACGAAGTGCGCGCCGGCAACAATGCACCGCGTGATCCGCGCGAGTTTGTCGCGAAGAGGTGA